The following DNA comes from Pseudomonadota bacterium.
GCGGGGCTGGCCTACTCCAACCGCTACATGGGCGAGATAGAGAGGATATTTGCGGCGCACGGGCTGCCGGTCGAGCTCACGCGCCTCATCTTCGTGGAGTCGATGTTCATGACGCAGGCGCGCAGCTCGGCGGGCGCCTCCGGCATCTGGCAGTTCATGCGCGGGACCGGAAAGCGCTTCCTCCGTATCAACGAGATCTACGACGAGAGAAACGACCCGATCGCCTCGACGCACGCGGCGGCGAGGCTCCTGGCGCAGAATTACCGGGAGCTCGGCAGCTGGCCGCTGGCGATCAACGCCTACAACGCGGGCCGCGGCAGGATCGCCCAGGCGGTGGCGCAGCTCGGCACGCGCGACATAGCGAGGATCATGCGCGAGTTCAAGCACCCGGGCTACGCCTTCGCGTCGCGCAACTTCTTCCTCGAGTTTCTGGCCGCATACGACGTGGTCGAGCACCACGAGCGCCACTTCGGCAACATAAAATTTGACGAGCCCCTTCGCTACGAGGAGGTCTCGGTCGACTACCACGTCTCACTGCCGCAGATGGCTGAGATGACGCGCATTCCCTTCGACCTGATGGCCGAGCTCAACCCGATGTTCAGCCGCAGGGCGATGGAGGGCGTGCGCCTCGTGCCCGCGGGCACGGCGGTGAGGGTGCCCGAGGGCAAGGGCGAGTTTTTCATCTCGCTGGCCTCGCGCGCCACGAAGAGCAGGCGCGGCCCGGTGCACCACGTGGTGCAGGACGGCGAGACCATGGCCTCCATAGCCGACATCTACGGGGTGACCCCGGCCGAGATCATGAAGCAGAACCGCATCGGCCGAGGCGTGCACCGCGGCCAGACGCTCAAGATCCCTGTAAGATAACAAGAAGGCCCCGCGACTGCGGGGCCTCAAACCCGACTTGCCGATCTTCTTTACTGCACATACCTGTGTTCCTGCTTGTGACTCCTCAATTCCTCTCCTTGGGCCTTCAATTCTTGCCTCAGCTCCAGGACAGCAACCTCGAGCCTCTCCATCCTGCCCTCAAGCCTCTCGACCCTGACTTCGATAGCACCAAGCCTCTGGTCCATGCTGTCAAGCCTCTGGTCCATGCTGTCAAGCCTCTGGTCCATGCTGTCAAGCCTCTGGTCCATGCTGTCAAGCCTCTGGTCCATGTTATCAAGCCGCGCTGCAATCAGCGCGACATACTCCATGACCACCTTCATCTGGTCCTTGAGTTCTTCGATCAACACCGCATTGTAGTGCATTATCGTGTCCTTTTCGCCAAGTCCGCTGATCGGCGTGTCAACCTTGCCTTTGCCGTTCTCTTCGATCTTTCCAGCCCGCCTTTTGTTCCTCATGAAGCCTCCCTCGTCTATGCGAGCGCAGGTGCGCTGTCAATGCACGACTCGGATTTTCTATAAGCAAGAGTCATGCCGAGAGAGGGCTTATCCACAGGCAATAAATTTCGATTGAATATTGTCGAGTTACAAATCTTGTTCAATACAAGGGACAGTCAGAGGTGCACAAAAACGCAGCACCGTGCCCGGAAACTGTGCACCCCAAAAAAGGCCCCGCAACGAGTGTGGGGCACGATCTGCGCGCCCTGACCTCTTCGCAACTGCATTACTAAGGACAGCCAAAGACGGCGAGAAATGACAGTTGCACGAGTCAATTCTGCGTGTTAGCAAGCGGCGAAATGAATCGGACCCTCAGGATATCGGCGCTCATCGTGCTCGCGGCGTTTTTCGTCGCGGGCTGCGCGCGCACCCCCGAGCCCAAAACCAGCCAGAAGGTGATAAGGAGCTACTTCAAGAAGTACGGGAAAAAATACCCGACCACCGTGTACGGCAAAAGCAAGGTCAGGGACGTGGAGGTCACCGGCACCGACGAGATCCGAAAACACCTGGTGGCCGTGGACTCGTTCCTCACCCTGGCAGACGGCCAGGTTCAGCGCATTCACGCCACGCTCCAGAAGGGCCCGTTCGGCTGGAAGTTCGTGTCGTGGGAGCTCGCGGCACAGGGCTCAGCCCCCGCCCCCTGAAAAAGAAGACACCCTGAGATCCTCTCCGTCGGTCGATACCGCGACCGCGCCGTGCTCGTCGGTGCGCATGACGCGGCCCGCCGCAGCCTCGAGCCTCGCGAGCGCGTCCCTGTGGGGGAATCCGTAGGGATTCCCCATGCCGGCGGAGACCACCGCCACCTCGGGCCGCACCGCGGCGAGGAAATCGGCCGAGGAGGCGTCGGCGCTCCCGTGGTGTCCGACCTTGAGCACGCTCGATTCGAGCGGCATCATCGAGGTGAGGAGCGCGCGCTCTCCGCGGCCGGTGAGATCGCCCATGAAAAGGAACGAGCGGCGGCCGAACGAGAGCCTGGCCACGAGCGACGTGTCGTTGAAGTCGTCGGAGCCGGAGTCGGGCGCCGGTTCGATCGCGATCGTCGCCCCTCCCGATTCCATCTCAACGCCCCCCTCACCGACCATCTCCAGAGACGATCCCGACTCGCGCACCGCGGCCAGAAAGGCGCCCCACTCCGCCTCCTCGCTCTGCGGCGCATCGAGGCCGCTGGTCCAGACCTTCGCCGGGCCGAACTCGCGGAGAACCGATGCGAGCCCCGCGTAGTGGTCGTAGTGGGGGTGCGACAGCAGGACGCGGTCGATCCTGCGCACGCCCATGCAGAGCAGCGCGGGCGCGATCACCTCTTTCCCCACGTCGATGGAGGAGCGCTTGAGTCCCCCGCCGTCGATGAGGAGCGTCTCCCCGCCGGGAAACCGCACGAGCGCAGAGTCGCCCTGTCCCACGTCGAAGAACGTGACCGTGAGCCTGCGGTCGAAGGCGGGGAGAGCCTTGTAGTAGAGGACGTCGGTGAACATGGCGATGGCCAGCGATGATACCAGGACCGCCCTCCAGGGCAACCTCTTCCACATGGCGGCGCAGCACAGCGCGGCGTAGGCCAGCGCGAGCTCCGCGACCGACGGGGCCCACCTGCCGATGAGCGGCGCGCCGGCCTCCGACGAGAACGAGGCCATGCCGATCAGCCAACCGGCCGCGAGGCCCGCCCCCTTCCAGAGCGGCACGGCGGCACCCGAGGCCGCGGCCGAGAGGGCGGTCGCAGCGAGCACCAGCGGCTCGATCACGATGCCGGTGAGCGGCACCGCGAGCATGTTCGCGAAGAGCCCCACCGCGGTGAACGTCTTGAAGTGGTACGCCACCAGCGGCGCTGTGGCCGCGCACGCCGCGAACGAGACCGCCGCGAGGCCGAGCGCGGGGCGCAGGACCCTGCCCGCGATCCCGGGCTGCTCGCCCCTCTTTTTCAGGGCGCGGATCATCGGCGCCGCGATCAGCGCGATGCCGGCGACCGCAACCACAGAGAGCTGAAACGACACGGAGAGGACCGACTCGGGCGACACCGCGACGATCGCCGTCACGGCGATCGCGATCGAGTTGATGGCGTCGGGCCTGCGCATGAGGATGACGCCGGCGAGCCAGACAGAGAGCATGACCGCCGCGCGCACGGCGGAGATCGGGCATCCGGTGAAGAGGACGTAGCCCCAGACGGCGGGCAGCGTGACCCATGCGGCCATGGCCCTCGCGGGGATCCGGCTCACCAGCCGCGGCACGAGGCCGATGGTGAGCCTCACGAGGAGGTAGATCGCGAGCGCCACGTACCCCACGTGCAGCCCCGAGAGCGCGAGCAGGTGGGCGAGCCCCGAGCGGGCGAACCCGTCGCGGAGCTCCGGCGTGATGAGGGAGCGGTCGCCGATGGCCAGCGCCTTGACTATCGCCGCCCCGGGAAGGTCGAGCGCAGCGTCGATCGAGGCGCTCACCCTGCCGCGCGCGCCAGCCATCGCGCGCGAGGGCGACCAGCGCGGCCGCGCCTCGACCCTCGCCACGGGGCTGCGCGCCGTCGCGACCGCGCCTATCCCGAGCGAGAGGAGGTATCGCCCGTAATCGAACGACCCGGCGTTGCGGAAGACGCGCGGCCTCTTGATCTCGAGAAGCGCCCTCACCCGCTCGCCGTCGGCGAGGCGGTCCGGGACGAACCTCGCGTTCACGCGCACGGCCCCGCGCGCCCGCACCGCCCCGTCCTCCGTTGTGCCGCAGGAGCGAAGCGCCATGTCGAAAGAGACGCCCCACCCCTTCATGCGCGGCCGGCCCTCCACGATCCCCTCGCAGAAAAGAGGCGCGCCCCCTCCCGCGAGCCCGAGGGGGGCGAGGGCCGAGCGCGAAGAGAGCTGCGCCCGCCACGCGCCGAATGAGAACGCGGCGGCGATGGCGAGCGCGAGCGAGAGCGCTGCGGACCTTTTTCTCGCGACGAAGGAGAGAAGGGCGCACAGAGACAGCGCGGCCATGAATGAGAGCTGCGATGCCGAAGACGGCGTGATCTGGAATCCTGCGAGGGCGCCTGCGCT
Coding sequences within:
- a CDS encoding DNA internalization-related competence protein ComEC/Rec2; protein product: MAALSLCALLSFVARKRSAALSLALAIAAAFSFGAWRAQLSSRSALAPLGLAGGGAPLFCEGIVEGRPRMKGWGVSFDMALRSCGTTEDGAVRARGAVRVNARFVPDRLADGERVRALLEIKRPRVFRNAGSFDYGRYLLSLGIGAVATARSPVARVEARPRWSPSRAMAGARGRVSASIDAALDLPGAAIVKALAIGDRSLITPELRDGFARSGLAHLLALSGLHVGYVALAIYLLVRLTIGLVPRLVSRIPARAMAAWVTLPAVWGYVLFTGCPISAVRAAVMLSVWLAGVILMRRPDAINSIAIAVTAIVAVSPESVLSVSFQLSVVAVAGIALIAAPMIRALKKRGEQPGIAGRVLRPALGLAAVSFAACAATAPLVAYHFKTFTAVGLFANMLAVPLTGIVIEPLVLAATALSAAASGAAVPLWKGAGLAAGWLIGMASFSSEAGAPLIGRWAPSVAELALAYAALCCAAMWKRLPWRAVLVSSLAIAMFTDVLYYKALPAFDRRLTVTFFDVGQGDSALVRFPGGETLLIDGGGLKRSSIDVGKEVIAPALLCMGVRRIDRVLLSHPHYDHYAGLASVLREFGPAKVWTSGLDAPQSEEAEWGAFLAAVRESGSSLEMVGEGGVEMESGGATIAIEPAPDSGSDDFNDTSLVARLSFGRRSFLFMGDLTGRGERALLTSMMPLESSVLKVGHHGSADASSADFLAAVRPEVAVVSAGMGNPYGFPHRDALARLEAAAGRVMRTDEHGAVAVSTDGEDLRVSSFSGGGG